The Brumimicrobium sp. genomic interval TGAGGGTTATTTTTTTCATGATTGTTTGTTTTTAATGTTAATGAGACTCCGCTCTCGACTCCGCTCGATCTCCGTTTGGATTATCCTGCCGACTGAGCGTAGTCGAAGGCGGCGATTACTGAAGGTAACTGCACTCCGCTCTCGACTCCGCTCGATCTCCGTTTGGATTATCCTGCCGACTGAGCGTAGCCGAAGGCGGCTATCCCCTCCAACATCTCAATCGCTATCTTCTTTCGATCAAAATCTTGAGCAAGTTTTTTACATCCAACTTGAAATTGTTTGTAATTTGATTCTTCTAAAATAGAAATAGCTTGTTGGATAAATTCTTCTTTATTTTCTGGTTCAAAGCACAATCCTGCGTTGAATTGTTCTATAATCCCTTTGGATTCTCCTTCTAAGCCTAATAAAATAGGTTTTTCCATTGCGGCTGCTTCAAAAATTTTAGAAGGTATAACTGTTAGAAATGTATCACTTTTGCGTAAATTCACTAAGGCTACATCCATTAAACTTAAATACTTGATAACCTCTTGTTTAGAAACAGAAGCTAAAAATGTAGTATTCTTTAACTGTAATTTTTCATTTAATTCTAATAGATTCTTTCGTTCTGCTCCGTCTCCTATGAATAAAAAATGAAAGTTAGGATGGGAATCTTGAAAGTCACCAATACTATTTAGGATAAAGTCTAAACCATGAGCCATTCCATGTGTACCGATGTAGGCAAATACTTTTTTCCCTTCTAGATTCAATTCTTTTAATAACTTTTGATTTTTTTCTTGGGGTACAAACAGTTCTAAATTAGCTCCGTTTTTATGAACGAGTATTTTATCTTCATGGATTCCTTTTTCAATAATCTTCTTTTTAAAAGCATCTGTAACAACTACAATTTTAGTAGCACTCTTATACAATCTTTTTTCTACCCATTCAAAAAATCGAATAAAAGCATTCTTCTTCATTGCACCAACTGCAACTATGGATTCTGGCCATAAATCACGTACTTCCATTATCCAAGGCTTACGTTTAAAGAATGAAAGCCAACGTCCAGATATAGCCGTAAAAAATTGGGGGGAAGTAGCGATGATGATATCTGTTTTTATAAATAAACCAGCAAAGAAAGCCATCATGGCATAACTGATATAATCCAATATACGTTTGATAAATCCTTCATTCGCTGTGATATACGACCATACACGTATGACTTTAATGCCATCTATTTCTTCTCTTTGATAGAATTTGTTTTTGTATCCATCATATACCTTTCCTTTTGGAAAATTAGGTGCGCATGTGATTACGGTAACATCCACCCCTTGTTTCACCCATTCTTTGCAATGTTCATACGTTCTATTGGCAGGAGCATTAACTTCTGGAGGGAAATTATCGGTAAGAAAAAGGAGTTTCATTTATTGTTTAGTACTTTTATAGTTCATTTTTTACTTTAATTTATTCAATTCTTGTGTGAAATCGATTTAAATTCTATCTCTTTCACTCATTACATCTTCGATTATCATATCATCCGTTAACAATAGAGCATTATAACAAATTAGCATATAAAATCTCTGTAATTTTCTTTTGTGACTACAAGTTTTTCTGCTGGGTTGTAAGTGTTTACAAAATCGTTTGGAAATTTTACTTTTGATGGACTCCACTTAAATTCAAAAGCATCTAATTTTCCATTGTTTTCTTCTACATAATCAATTTCCTGTTGGTTATTATTTCTCCAAAAATATATGTTGGTATGATAATTAGAATAAGCATTTCGTTTCATACGCTCTACAATCATAAAATTTTCCCACAAAGCACCAACATCGTTTCGCAAACCTATAGGATTAAATTGATTGATTATTGCATTACGAAGACCATTGTCATAAAAGTAAATCTTTCGAGACTTTTTCAGTTCATTTCGTAAATTCCTGCTGTATGCACCTAAACGAAAAACAATAAATGCTTTTTCGAGTAAGTTGATATAATGCTCAACGGTTTGATTATCCAATCCACTCATATTGCCTAACTCATTGTATGACACTAAATTTCCCACTTGAAAAGCAATCGCTTGGACTAATTTCTCCATTCTATCGGGCTTTTGGATTCGCTCCCAAGTCAAAATATCTTTATAGAGATAACTGTTTGCTAGTTGCTTTAGGATATCTTCGGCTTTATTTGGATGATTAATAACATCCGGATAATAACCATAAACAAGTCGATGTTCAAGCAATCGATTTTCTTCCAAAATACTTGTGTGATTTGCCATTTCTGAAAAGCTAAGCGGAAACATACGATACTCCCACTTACGACCTGTGAGAGGTTCATTGATTTTGTTTGCCAATTCAAAAGCAGAAGAGCCTGTAGCTAAGACTTTTACATCTTTGATTTGATCATATATGATTTTTAAACATAAACCAATGTTTTCGATTCTTTGCGCCTCATCAATTACTAAAATTTTATTATTACCAATTAAATTTTTAATTTTTGTAGCATTCGGGTTGGCAAAATATTCGCGTGTATCCGTATCGTCTCCATAAAGCCACAAAACTTTGCTTTTATCTTCGGTGAGTTTGGCTAAAAGTGAAGTTTTACCAACTTGCCTTGCTCCTAATAGTACTATAACTTTGTTATCTTCAAAGTTCTTTTTTATTTCATTTTCTAATTGTCGTATAATCATCTTAATGAATCTTGCGAACATAATCGCAAATATAATATTAATTTTGAGAATATAATCGCAAAATTAATGTTTTATATAAATGCTTCTCATAATATCAAAGGCAATCTATACTTCATATAAAATCTTGATAATTATTTTTTTATTCATTTCTATCTTTATCTTTTCTGCTCTTCTTAATATGTTATACCCTTCCGCAAAGTTGTATTCCTCCAAGGTAATAGCATGTGCATTTTCTATCGTTAATTGTAAAACGTCATTTATAATAAAACCTTGCTCTATTTGCTGTATAGAAGCATCAGGATGGAAATGAAGGATTCCAACACTTCCCCTTTGGAGGGGGCTGGGGGGAGGATTCGTCATCTTTTCAGCTAAAGGTTGAGGATTCTTCGTCTTTCCAATATTATTGATTAAATCATCAATTATAACTTCTGTTTCATTCAAAGTAAACGTACGTTGATGAATGATGTTCTGATGTTTATATCCATCGTGTGAAGCTATAACTTGATTGTTGTTTTCCAGTAGAACATTTGTTTTTGCTCGTTTCCCTACTCTGAAACCACTCCATACGTCCGAAGAATTAATGTTATTTACAACAACTGTATTATGAGCAGAAGTAGCACGCTCTGATTGTCGTTGTGAATTCTTTTCATAGGTAGAGATTCCGGTATCTACTATGATTGGTTTTCCCTGAAAATTGAGAATAAAATTCAAACTGTCTGCATGAGAATGACCGGGTTGATAGCTTGGTGAAATTTGCCCTACATCTATAAGTAATTCAAAGTATTCATTAGAAAAGTGACGATACCCAGAATCAGTCAATGATAATTCTTTTGGTTTAATCTCCAATTTTGCAGCATATTCAAACAATTCTTTAGTAGTAGGCGCAACACCTTTTGCAGCATCATTCACCATGGGGATATCCCCGTTGGAAAAGGTCATGTTTTTTAGCCATGCAAGCATTTTGGCTGCTTTTTCTCTTAGGAAATGTTCAAATTGTTTTTCTTTTTTCTCGTATGTTGAGTACCAATCAATGAGTTCTAATACACGATTCAACATGATTTGGTGATACATAGGGCTGAGCTCAAAATGAGCTCCATCATTTAAAATCTGTTCATCCAATTGCTCTATGAGTAGTGCGTGCGCTTTTTGTATCCATTTTTCTTCTTGGAAAAATACGCCTCCCATCATTAAGGCGAATAGATTTTCTAGTAAATGATTCCCTAAAATATGAAATTCTAAACGTTTGGAGAGAAAGTTGAGTTCACCATACAAGTTTTCAATAAGCGAGCTATCTTGTATTTCCTCGCGTAAAATAAAGCGAATAGTATTTATAGAACGTAGGGAAATAGGGTAGGGCTCTAAAACTACATTGCTCTGATAAAAATCCTTCAGTAAGCATAGCTTTTCTTCTTTCGTAATATTTTCTTGTGCGAGGTAATTGAAATATTGAAGGTTGTAATTCCATAAAGCACCATATTCTTTATAACTCCAATCGATTTGTTGACTAAAATCCTTTTCTTGGTTTAGAAAGGTGAATTTATTATTTCCTAAGTAGGAGGAGTAGTGGTAGGGTGATTGGATGAATTTTAATGGAGTTGTTTCTAGGGGATTTATGCTATTTTTATAATGAGATAGCGGTTTTGCCTTGAATAAACGGTAAAGTAGCTGATACTTAATTTGTATCGGTTTGAGATATTTGAGAGTATGGTAATATGTGGAGATATGTTTCATGTGTTTAACTGAAATTTAACCGCAAGGAGGGCGCTAAGGTTGCGCAGAGGTCGCGAAGCTTTGTGTTCGCGGTTAATCAAACAGACATGTTTTAAATATTTTCACTTAATAAAAAATCTTTAATATGTAAATGCTCAATACCTTCAATATTATCTTTCCAAAATTCATCCAGACTTACCACATATTTCGGAAATTGATCTTTGATTGCTAATAAATTTCCGTATTCTCTATTAATAGTGTCTTCCTTTTCTAATTTGTAAGCCACCTGAACATATACCTTTCTCCCCTGTTTTTCGGCTACAAAATCAATTTCGGTGGTATCTAATTTCCCAACATATACGTTGTAGCCTCTTCTTTTTAATTCCAGAAAAACAATATTTTCTAATATTCCAGCTATCATGCGGTCTCGATTTCCTAATAAAGCATAGATAATTGAAATATCACTCACATAAAATTTTTCTTGTGTTTTTAAAATTTCTTTACCTTTGATATCATAACGAGGTACTCTATATAGAATAAAAGCACCCTCCAAAGCGGTTAAATAATTATATACTGTATTGACGTCGATTTTTCGCTGTTGACTTTTGAAGTAATCTGCTACATTTTTCCCTGAAAAGGTATTGCCTATATTGTCAAAAGCATATTTAATTACACGTTCCAATAACTCAATATCCCTAATTTTATAACGCTGAACAGTATCTCTTAAAATAACTGATGAATAAATATCATGAACCACCTTATATGCTGTCTCTTCTGGATAATCCAATGTGTGAATCACAGGAAATCCACCAAGTCTTAGATATTTATCAAAAACATGTTCTATCTCTTCATCAAAATAATATGCCCTAAAAGATAAGAACTCACGATAGGAAAGCGTAAAAATAGGAATCTCTACATATCTTCCTGCCAAATAAGTAGCTAATTCAGAAGATAGCAAATGAGAATTTGAGCCTGTTATATAGATATCTACATTAAAATCTACCAAAAAAGAATTAACTGATTTTTCCCAATCTTCTACTTCCTGGATTTCATCTAACAAAAGATAATATTTTTGAGATGTCTTTATTTCTTCCTTAATGTATTTATATAATTTCTCTGCTTTAGTCAATTCGATATAAGATAAACTCTCGAAGTTCAATTTTATAATTTGATTTTCTTTCACTCCTCTTTGTTGCAGTTCCTTCTTGAGTAAATCCAATATTACCGACTTGCCAGAACGTCTAATTCCAGTAATTACCTTAATTTGAGGTTTATCAATAAAAGGTAACAATGCCTGTATGTATGTCGGTCTTAAAATCACACTATTTGTATTATAAGCACAAAAATAAGTATAATTAATAAGTTTTTATAGGTATAAGCATAAAAAATGTTTGCTTTTTCACGCGGTGTTCGGGGTTTTTTCACGCAGAGTTCGCGGCGTTTTATCGCGGAGCTCGCAGCGGTTTTTCACGCGGCGCTCGCAGCGTTTTATCGCGGCGCTCGCTACGTGAACACACTTACAAATTATTTACTACCCGATGAATTCCTTCTTTCATTAATTTCACATTGAAGTTCAGTAATAGTCCTAATTTTAAATCTGTCATTTTTAAATAGGTCAATGTTTGGGCATAGTGTACTGGTGCAAGTTTTTCAACTGCTTTTAATTCTATAATAACTTTGTTTTCTACTAATAGATCCATTCGGAATCCTTGGTCGAATATTATTTCCTTATAATTCATTCTTACTGGAACTTGGGTTTGAACATCTAAACCTGCTTCTATTAATTCATATTCTAAACAACGTTCATATACAGATTCTAATAGCCCAGGGCCTAATTCACGATGTATTTTGAAAGCTTGATCGAGAATAATTGTAGCGATTTCGTTTTCTATCTTTTCCATGGTGTGTTTTTTAATTCGCTTTGCTCATTGGTTGTTTCACGCGGTGTTCGGGTTTTTTTCACGCGGAGATCGCGGCGGTTTTTCTCGCGGAGTTCGCAGCGTTTTTTTCACGCGGAGCTAGCAGAGGTTTTTTTCACGCGGAGCTCGTAGCGTTTTTTTTGCGGCATTCGTGGTTTTTTTTTGCGGCGTTCGCTACGTGATCCCCTCACATATCCTCCATCGAAAGACCCTGATACTCCAATTGGTAATCTTTGAATTTCTGGGTTAGAAGTTTCGATTTTTCTTTTAATTTCTCAAGGCTGATTTTATTTTTATTTCTTTTTACTTCGACAAATAAAACAGTTTTATCTAAATCATTAATTGCTACGATATCAATTTCATTTTGATTCTTTTTCTCCCAATAAGTGCCGATATTATTATATTTTTTTTGAGTTTTTAAATGCTCCGTGAAATATTTTTCTAATATTCTTCCGCTGAAAGTTGCATAATCTCTTCGAATAATTTCTTTAAGGTAATCCAAGTTTCCAATTTCTACTGCACTACGGAATTTATAAATGAAACGGAACCAGAATTTTAAAAAATTGTCTTCTATCGTGTATTTCACATTCCGACTGTTGGATTTAGCCAAAATTGGACGAACTTTCTTTATCAATCCATATTCTTTTTCTAGACGTGTTAAAAAACCACCAGTTTGCATTTCCATAATGGATTCTATCTCAACTCTTGACGTTTTCCCAGAGGCAATGAGTGTTAAGATGGAAAAATAATTTCCGTAATCTTTACCAAATTCATCAATCAACACGTTTTTACCTTCTTCTAAAAATAGAGAATTTTCGGTTAATAAGGTATTCAATATTGCCTCAAAAGTAAAAGCATTATTTTGTACTAATAACTCTACATATTTTGCAACACCTCCTGTGAATAGATAGAAAGCAAGTAAGTCTTCATTACTATAATTAGGAGAATAATCAGTTAAAATTTGTTTGATGGTTGCGATATCAAATGTTTTTAGATGAATTCTTTGTGTGGCCCTACCGAATAGTGGCTCTTTGGTATTTTCAAAGATCTTGGTCATCATAGAATACACTGAACCGCAAAGTATTAAATTGATTTTACTTTCTTCTTTATAACTGTCCCAACTATTTTGCATTTCAGAATATATGGCAGGATTAACCGTAGTAAATTCTTGAAACTCATCGATTATCAAGGTAAAATGATGCATTTTGGAATGATTCATTAGAAAACCGAATAACTCTTTAAACGTTTTGATTTCGCCAAAGATAGGTAGATTTAACTTTTGTTTAATTTCCTCCATCCATTCTGCACAAAGCAAAGATTCATTTTTTTTTGCTACAAAGAAATAGAGAGTAGGTCCATTTTCCGTTGCTTTCACCAAAAGACTTGTTTTACCAATACGTCTTCTTCCCACTACAAATGTCATTTGTGCAGATTTATAGGAAAGTTTTTCAATCCTACGCAATAAAGCTAATTCATTCTCTCTATTATAAAACTTCATATTTTATCGTAACGCAGATTACCGTAACACAGGTTGCGATAGCAAATGTACGCAAATATTTTAATAATACATTATCTTAGTATGGGTTTCACTCCACTCATCTTAGTTTCACGTGGTGTTCGGGTTTTCTTTCACGCGGTGTTCGGGTTTTCTTTCACGCGGAGCTCGCGGTGGTTTTTCACGCGGAGATCGCGGCGGTTTTTCACGCGGA includes:
- a CDS encoding ATP-binding protein, with translation MKFYNRENELALLRRIEKLSYKSAQMTFVVGRRRIGKTSLLVKATENGPTLYFFVAKKNESLLCAEWMEEIKQKLNLPIFGEIKTFKELFGFLMNHSKMHHFTLIIDEFQEFTTVNPAIYSEMQNSWDSYKEESKINLILCGSVYSMMTKIFENTKEPLFGRATQRIHLKTFDIATIKQILTDYSPNYSNEDLLAFYLFTGGVAKYVELLVQNNAFTFEAILNTLLTENSLFLEEGKNVLIDEFGKDYGNYFSILTLIASGKTSRVEIESIMEMQTGGFLTRLEKEYGLIKKVRPILAKSNSRNVKYTIEDNFLKFWFRFIYKFRSAVEIGNLDYLKEIIRRDYATFSGRILEKYFTEHLKTQKKYNNIGTYWEKKNQNEIDIVAINDLDKTVLFVEVKRNKNKISLEKLKEKSKLLTQKFKDYQLEYQGLSMEDM
- a CDS encoding heparinase II/III family protein — its product is MKHISTYYHTLKYLKPIQIKYQLLYRLFKAKPLSHYKNSINPLETTPLKFIQSPYHYSSYLGNNKFTFLNQEKDFSQQIDWSYKEYGALWNYNLQYFNYLAQENITKEEKLCLLKDFYQSNVVLEPYPISLRSINTIRFILREEIQDSSLIENLYGELNFLSKRLEFHILGNHLLENLFALMMGGVFFQEEKWIQKAHALLIEQLDEQILNDGAHFELSPMYHQIMLNRVLELIDWYSTYEKKEKQFEHFLREKAAKMLAWLKNMTFSNGDIPMVNDAAKGVAPTTKELFEYAAKLEIKPKELSLTDSGYRHFSNEYFELLIDVGQISPSYQPGHSHADSLNFILNFQGKPIIVDTGISTYEKNSQRQSERATSAHNTVVVNNINSSDVWSGFRVGKRAKTNVLLENNNQVIASHDGYKHQNIIHQRTFTLNETEVIIDDLINNIGKTKNPQPLAEKMTNPPPSPLQRGSVGILHFHPDASIQQIEQGFIINDVLQLTIENAHAITLEEYNFAEGYNILRRAEKIKIEMNKKIIIKILYEV
- a CDS encoding GxxExxY protein, which gives rise to MEKIENEIATIILDQAFKIHRELGPGLLESVYERCLEYELIEAGLDVQTQVPVRMNYKEIIFDQGFRMDLLVENKVIIELKAVEKLAPVHYAQTLTYLKMTDLKLGLLLNFNVKLMKEGIHRVVNNL
- a CDS encoding ATP-binding protein, which gives rise to MFARFIKMIIRQLENEIKKNFEDNKVIVLLGARQVGKTSLLAKLTEDKSKVLWLYGDDTDTREYFANPNATKIKNLIGNNKILVIDEAQRIENIGLCLKIIYDQIKDVKVLATGSSAFELANKINEPLTGRKWEYRMFPLSFSEMANHTSILEENRLLEHRLVYGYYPDVINHPNKAEDILKQLANSYLYKDILTWERIQKPDRMEKLVQAIAFQVGNLVSYNELGNMSGLDNQTVEHYINLLEKAFIVFRLGAYSRNLRNELKKSRKIYFYDNGLRNAIINQFNPIGLRNDVGALWENFMIVERMKRNAYSNYHTNIYFWRNNNQQEIDYVEENNGKLDAFEFKWSPSKVKFPNDFVNTYNPAEKLVVTKENYRDFIC
- a CDS encoding glycosyltransferase family 4 protein, producing the protein MKLLFLTDNFPPEVNAPANRTYEHCKEWVKQGVDVTVITCAPNFPKGKVYDGYKNKFYQREEIDGIKVIRVWSYITANEGFIKRILDYISYAMMAFFAGLFIKTDIIIATSPQFFTAISGRWLSFFKRKPWIMEVRDLWPESIVAVGAMKKNAFIRFFEWVEKRLYKSATKIVVVTDAFKKKIIEKGIHEDKILVHKNGANLELFVPQEKNQKLLKELNLEGKKVFAYIGTHGMAHGLDFILNSIGDFQDSHPNFHFLFIGDGAERKNLLELNEKLQLKNTTFLASVSKQEVIKYLSLMDVALVNLRKSDTFLTVIPSKIFEAAAMEKPILLGLEGESKGIIEQFNAGLCFEPENKEEFIQQAISILEESNYKQFQVGCKKLAQDFDRKKIAIEMLEGIAAFGYAQSAG
- a CDS encoding ATP-binding protein encodes the protein MILRPTYIQALLPFIDKPQIKVITGIRRSGKSVILDLLKKELQQRGVKENQIIKLNFESLSYIELTKAEKLYKYIKEEIKTSQKYYLLLDEIQEVEDWEKSVNSFLVDFNVDIYITGSNSHLLSSELATYLAGRYVEIPIFTLSYREFLSFRAYYFDEEIEHVFDKYLRLGGFPVIHTLDYPEETAYKVVHDIYSSVILRDTVQRYKIRDIELLERVIKYAFDNIGNTFSGKNVADYFKSQQRKIDVNTVYNYLTALEGAFILYRVPRYDIKGKEILKTQEKFYVSDISIIYALLGNRDRMIAGILENIVFLELKRRGYNVYVGKLDTTEIDFVAEKQGRKVYVQVAYKLEKEDTINREYGNLLAIKDQFPKYVVSLDEFWKDNIEGIEHLHIKDFLLSENI